The stretch of DNA CACCCGTATGCAAGTCAGCAATGTACTTGGTGTCGGGGCAAGGTGCAAAGCAGCCTGGACAGACCGGTGTGTCGAAGAAAATGAACAGTGAAGCTGCATCAGGATATGCATCAGGGCATAATGAAAACAGTGTGCTGTCATCAAACAAGTTGACAAGGTGGAAAGGTGTCAAATATCAGGATGTATGAAATCAGGCGAGTATTGAAAGGAATCAAATCTTTGTTCATGGGGCCGGTTGATGTTCGACGACGCACTATCCACGAAATGGTTAGAATTATGGCGTGGAGAATGGGCGGGCATTATGTTGGGGATGACTACAAGTTTTGGTTAAAGGATGAAGGGTTTGCAAATAAATTTATGGAGTTGTCACCTCATAATTATTTTTCTATGGAAAGAAAATTTGCTTTAAAGGAATTTGCTCGATCAGTGCGGGATTTGCCAGGTTGTGTGGCTGAGTGCGGAAGTTATGTGGGGGTGGCGGCTTGGTTTATTGCCAGGGAAATACAGGGAGTGAGTTTTTATTTGTTTGATTCATTCGAGGGTCTGTCGATGCCGGAAGGAAAGGATTGCAGTCCGGAAGGGGTGCCACAATGGAAATCGGGCGATATGGCTGTATCGGAGGATGTGCTTAAGAAAAATCTTCGGGACTTTGAAAATATTTATGTTATGAAAGGTTGGATTCCGGATAGATTCGCAGAAGTGAGTGATTGTCAGTTTAAGTTGGTGCATGTCGACGTTGACTTATATCAGCCGACTTTGGATAGTTTGGCGTTTTTTTATGAAAGGATGGTGCCGGGAGGATTGATTGTCATGGATGATTATGGTTTTGAAAATTGTCCGGGGGCTTTTGCGGCAGCAAACGAGTACATGGCGAATCGCCCAGAAACAATTATTCAATTGCCCACAGGGCAAGGGGTGATCATACGAAGAGGGTGGATAAAGTCAATGGAGTAAAAGTATGTGTGACAGTGCAGCAGTCGCAGGGGTGGCGTTGGGTATTAATTGATTCTGATATGCCGTCAGACAGGTTGCTATTTTTTGGTGTCAGATGTTTTTAAGCTGGTTTTACGTCCAAGTGCGTACATGCGGGCTCCAATCAGACAGTACGTCAATACTTGAGATGCGGTAATGCTGATTGCAATTGCATATACTCCGACAGTTGGCAAAAGGA from Nitrospira sp. encodes:
- a CDS encoding class I SAM-dependent methyltransferase, producing MYEIRRVLKGIKSLFMGPVDVRRRTIHEMVRIMAWRMGGHYVGDDYKFWLKDEGFANKFMELSPHNYFSMERKFALKEFARSVRDLPGCVAECGSYVGVAAWFIAREIQGVSFYLFDSFEGLSMPEGKDCSPEGVPQWKSGDMAVSEDVLKKNLRDFENIYVMKGWIPDRFAEVSDCQFKLVHVDVDLYQPTLDSLAFFYERMVPGGLIVMDDYGFENCPGAFAAANEYMANRPETIIQLPTGQGVIIRRGWIKSME